The uncultured Hyphomonas sp. genome includes a region encoding these proteins:
- a CDS encoding NAD-dependent succinate-semialdehyde dehydrogenase — protein MSLKRQANLIGGDWRSGPGSIDVDNPATGEIIGRVPNSGRTEAEEAISAARSAQRDWAARTGKERAALLRRFHDLMMKHQEELANLLTLEQGKPLSEARGEIAYAASFIEWFGEEAKRLYGEVIPGHQRDKRIVVLKQPVGVVAAITPWNFPSAMITRKIAPALAAGCTCVVKPAEQTPFSALALGVLAEEAGLPAGALNIITGDAVEIGAALTESPDVAKISFTGSTRTGALLMQQSAPTIKKLSLELGGNAPFIVFNDADLDKAVAGAMQSKFRNAGQTCVCANRIYVQSGIHDAFVEQLSEAISRLKVAPGLEAGSEIGPLIDDQARQKVREHVNDALAKGAEVRIGGASSTLGGRFLHPTLVTGVTREMRVAREETFGPLAPIFKFETEADVIAMANDTEFGLAAYFYSRNHSQVWRVAEQLEAGIVGINTGLISTEVAPFGGVKQSGLGREGSRHGIDDYVELKYLCMEIDERPVE, from the coding sequence ATGTCGCTGAAGCGCCAAGCCAACCTTATCGGAGGAGACTGGCGATCAGGTCCGGGCTCTATCGACGTCGACAATCCGGCCACAGGCGAGATTATCGGCCGTGTACCGAATAGTGGACGAACGGAAGCAGAAGAAGCGATTTCCGCCGCCCGGTCGGCACAGCGCGACTGGGCGGCCCGGACAGGGAAAGAACGCGCAGCGCTTCTAAGGCGCTTTCACGACTTGATGATGAAGCATCAGGAAGAGCTAGCCAACTTGCTCACCCTCGAGCAAGGCAAGCCACTGTCTGAAGCACGTGGGGAAATAGCCTACGCTGCCAGCTTCATCGAATGGTTCGGTGAGGAAGCCAAAAGGCTCTACGGCGAAGTTATTCCGGGTCACCAGCGTGACAAACGCATCGTGGTTCTCAAGCAGCCCGTGGGGGTTGTTGCTGCGATAACGCCCTGGAACTTTCCGTCTGCAATGATTACACGAAAAATTGCACCTGCGCTTGCTGCCGGTTGCACATGTGTCGTCAAGCCTGCGGAGCAAACTCCATTCTCAGCGCTTGCGCTTGGCGTTCTCGCAGAAGAAGCCGGGCTTCCCGCGGGAGCGCTCAACATCATCACCGGTGATGCCGTTGAGATTGGAGCAGCCCTCACAGAAAGTCCTGACGTCGCCAAAATCAGCTTCACTGGGTCAACCCGGACCGGTGCCTTACTGATGCAACAATCAGCCCCGACGATCAAAAAACTGTCGTTGGAGCTGGGTGGTAACGCTCCATTTATCGTCTTCAACGATGCAGACCTCGACAAGGCTGTCGCGGGAGCCATGCAATCCAAGTTCAGGAATGCAGGCCAGACTTGTGTGTGCGCCAATCGTATTTATGTGCAGTCAGGCATCCACGATGCTTTTGTCGAGCAGCTATCTGAAGCCATCTCTAGGCTGAAGGTTGCCCCCGGCTTGGAAGCTGGTTCGGAAATCGGGCCATTGATCGATGACCAAGCCCGGCAAAAAGTAAGGGAACACGTCAACGATGCCTTGGCAAAGGGGGCAGAGGTACGAATAGGCGGAGCATCTTCGACCCTTGGGGGACGCTTTCTTCATCCGACACTGGTTACAGGTGTCACACGTGAAATGCGTGTCGCGCGTGAAGAAACTTTTGGTCCGCTCGCCCCGATCTTCAAATTCGAAACTGAAGCTGACGTCATAGCAATGGCCAATGATACCGAATTCGGCCTTGCTGCATACTTTTACTCTCGCAACCATTCCCAGGTCTGGCGGGTTGCCGAACAGCTGGAAGCCGGCATTGTCGGAATCAACACAGGTCTTATTTCAACAGAGGTCGCTCCATTTGGCGGTGTAAAGCAATCGGGGCTTGGACGCGAAGGTTCTCGCCACGGCATCGACGACTATGTCGAGTTAAAATACCTCTGTATGGAGATTGACGAACGTCCTGTTGAATGA
- the hpaR gene encoding homoprotocatechuate degradation operon regulator HpaR has protein sequence MTTPSAKAGKLSAKKSAREADGLFYEHQNRQSDSDNPYMRPFSRSLPMMLLLAREAIMVRFRRLLHESGLNEQQWRVLRALIEVDRLDISELSHRVHVLRPSLTRMLKTLEAGGLIRRERSKTDQRYTYIAITPAGVRKFQAVAPFSEAEYSRISNEIGPEKMRALYELLDELINATGEGRR, from the coding sequence GTGACCACACCATCGGCAAAAGCCGGAAAACTCTCAGCAAAAAAGAGTGCCCGCGAGGCGGATGGCTTGTTCTATGAACATCAAAATCGCCAGTCTGATAGTGACAACCCCTATATGCGGCCGTTCTCGCGCTCACTACCGATGATGCTTTTGCTGGCCCGCGAGGCGATCATGGTTCGGTTCCGGCGCCTGCTGCATGAAAGTGGACTCAACGAGCAGCAATGGCGTGTGCTTCGGGCCTTGATTGAGGTTGACCGGCTGGACATCTCGGAGCTTAGCCATCGCGTGCATGTGCTTAGGCCCAGTTTGACGCGTATGCTCAAAACGCTTGAAGCAGGGGGGCTCATCCGGCGGGAAAGGTCCAAAACTGACCAGCGATACACCTACATTGCCATTACACCTGCGGGTGTACGGAAATTTCAAGCTGTGGCGCCATTCTCGGAAGCAGAATACAGCCGGATCAGCAATGAAATCGGGCCAGAAAAAATGCGAGCCTTGTATGAGTTGCTAGATGAATTGATCAATGCAACGGGTGAGGGGCGGCGCTAA
- a CDS encoding MFS transporter: MQEEQTHSQTPSSEKSHIYAWYVVGVLMVAYTFSFLDRYIVNLMVGPIKADLGISDFQFSLMTGAAFGIFYTIMGLPLGWAADRFNRTRLAAIGIALWSMATVLCGISKTFVQLFLARVGVGVGEAALSPAAYSLMSDYFDKSQLPRAISLYTAGIFIGAGLAYFLGGEVVGMINDHPYVTVPLLGQITSWHFVFIAVGFPGLLVALLVLSLKEPARKDLTAQSRKRFDTGEVFGWVKRHKWMSVSMFLGGALYSMITYTDQWYPELFIRTWDWGPREAGRINGFATIVGGPIGLIFAGWLTTTLIRKGITDACLRMLAYASIALAVIAIALPLMPNATLMALMMFPFKFFIAFNPVLVPSAIQMVAPNQLRGQLGALFLLSVGILGVTFGPILPAFLTDFVFKDESALRYSLSVSAAMLGAVTAVTFWVGLKQYREAYAEAETRQNQDTATA, from the coding sequence ATGCAAGAAGAACAAACGCATTCACAGACGCCATCTTCCGAGAAAAGCCACATCTACGCCTGGTACGTTGTTGGCGTGCTCATGGTGGCATACACATTTTCCTTTCTGGATCGCTACATCGTCAATCTGATGGTTGGACCGATTAAAGCGGACCTCGGCATTTCGGATTTTCAGTTCTCTCTGATGACCGGGGCGGCATTTGGCATTTTCTACACAATCATGGGTCTGCCATTAGGTTGGGCCGCTGATCGCTTCAACCGCACCCGGCTGGCAGCCATTGGTATTGCATTGTGGAGCATGGCAACCGTCTTGTGCGGCATTTCAAAAACCTTTGTGCAACTCTTCCTGGCACGGGTGGGCGTGGGCGTAGGTGAAGCGGCCCTATCGCCTGCCGCTTACTCACTCATGTCGGATTATTTCGATAAATCGCAGCTGCCACGCGCAATAAGCCTGTACACCGCTGGGATTTTCATTGGCGCGGGTCTCGCCTATTTCCTCGGCGGAGAAGTCGTCGGCATGATCAATGATCATCCCTATGTGACCGTACCCCTGCTCGGCCAAATAACGTCCTGGCATTTCGTCTTCATTGCTGTCGGTTTTCCTGGGCTCCTGGTGGCATTGCTCGTCCTTTCTCTCAAGGAACCTGCTCGCAAGGACCTCACAGCGCAGTCGCGGAAACGTTTCGATACCGGCGAAGTATTTGGCTGGGTCAAGCGTCACAAATGGATGTCCGTATCCATGTTCCTTGGCGGCGCTCTCTATTCGATGATCACTTACACCGATCAATGGTACCCGGAACTGTTCATCAGGACATGGGACTGGGGCCCACGCGAAGCCGGACGCATCAACGGATTTGCCACCATTGTCGGTGGACCGATCGGCCTCATCTTCGCCGGCTGGTTGACCACAACTCTGATCCGCAAGGGTATCACAGATGCCTGCTTGAGAATGCTTGCATACGCCTCCATTGCGCTGGCAGTGATCGCAATCGCCCTGCCGCTGATGCCAAACGCAACACTCATGGCACTGATGATGTTTCCTTTCAAATTCTTCATTGCGTTCAACCCCGTTCTGGTGCCCTCCGCCATCCAAATGGTTGCCCCCAATCAGCTGCGCGGTCAGCTAGGTGCCTTGTTCCTGTTGAGTGTTGGAATCTTGGGAGTAACGTTTGGCCCGATCCTCCCTGCCTTCCTCACGGATTTCGTCTTCAAGGACGAATCCGCGCTTCGCTATTCATTGTCAGTGTCGGCCGCCATGCTGGGCGCCGTGACTGCTGTGACTTTCTGGGTTGGCCTTAAGCAGTATCGGGAAGCCTACGCCGAAGCAGAGACCCGCCAGAATCAAGACACCGCGACGGCGTGA
- a CDS encoding aldehyde dehydrogenase family protein encodes MIETSATVPVIDPSTGEVFADCPACDASHVDDAVAAARAAFPAWAALPTETRANFLLKIAEALENSGQHIAELTTREQGKPINAAIGEVCGGAVAWIRATAALRPPVDTIQDDENARIEVHHKPLGVVASITPWNYPIMIACWHIMPALIAGDTVVIKPSEMTPLGTLKLIELMGEILPAGVVNVVTGTGEIGSLLTSHPGVDKVVFTGSTGTGRKIMASAAPTLKRLTLELGGNDAGIVLNDIDIDAAAPALFQSAFGNCGQVCAALKRLYVPASIHDALVDKLADLSRQAILGNGFDEGVQFGPVQNKAQFDKVCALADDAKTRGGQFVTGGAPLNRPGYFFPLSIATNVKNGMRIVDEEQFGPLLPIIKYDTVEQAIEWANASENGLGGSVWTRDIDKGWKIAQQLECGTAWVNTHSALHPMAPFGGAKQSGIGVEFGWWGLADYMQLQTRHLNKALFA; translated from the coding sequence TTGATCGAGACGAGTGCAACAGTCCCCGTCATTGATCCGTCGACCGGTGAAGTTTTTGCCGACTGCCCTGCTTGCGACGCATCGCACGTGGATGATGCCGTCGCAGCTGCTCGAGCCGCTTTTCCCGCCTGGGCTGCGCTGCCGACTGAAACGCGCGCGAACTTTCTTTTGAAAATCGCCGAAGCCCTGGAAAATAGTGGCCAGCACATTGCAGAGCTGACAACTCGCGAGCAAGGCAAACCCATAAACGCCGCCATAGGTGAAGTCTGCGGTGGAGCGGTAGCCTGGATTCGTGCCACAGCAGCACTTCGTCCGCCGGTGGATACGATTCAGGATGATGAAAACGCCCGCATAGAGGTTCATCACAAGCCACTTGGGGTCGTCGCCTCGATCACACCATGGAACTATCCGATCATGATCGCGTGCTGGCACATCATGCCAGCCCTGATCGCCGGCGATACGGTCGTTATCAAACCCTCGGAAATGACGCCTCTCGGAACGCTTAAGCTGATCGAACTCATGGGCGAAATTCTACCAGCCGGTGTCGTCAATGTTGTAACCGGCACAGGTGAAATCGGTTCGCTACTGACCAGCCATCCAGGCGTCGACAAGGTCGTGTTCACCGGATCCACGGGAACAGGGCGCAAGATCATGGCAAGTGCGGCTCCCACGCTCAAACGCCTGACGCTGGAACTGGGCGGCAACGATGCTGGCATCGTACTGAATGACATCGATATTGACGCGGCCGCCCCGGCTCTCTTCCAGTCAGCTTTCGGCAATTGCGGACAAGTCTGCGCCGCGCTGAAGCGACTATATGTTCCCGCGTCCATCCATGATGCCCTGGTCGACAAGCTAGCCGACCTGTCGCGTCAAGCTATTCTTGGAAACGGATTTGACGAAGGCGTTCAGTTCGGACCGGTTCAGAACAAAGCACAATTTGACAAGGTCTGCGCGCTGGCCGACGACGCCAAAACAAGAGGCGGACAATTCGTGACTGGCGGCGCGCCCCTAAACAGACCCGGCTATTTCTTCCCTTTGTCGATTGCAACGAACGTCAAAAACGGCATGCGGATTGTGGACGAAGAACAGTTCGGACCGCTGCTGCCAATTATCAAATACGATACCGTGGAACAGGCTATCGAATGGGCCAATGCCAGCGAAAACGGTCTGGGAGGCTCGGTCTGGACCCGCGATATCGACAAGGGCTGGAAAATCGCTCAGCAACTGGAATGTGGTACGGCTTGGGTCAATACACATTCGGCCCTGCATCCGATGGCCCCGTTTGGCGGCGCGAAGCAATCCGGCATCGGAGTTGAATTCGGCTGGTGGGGCCTGGCCGACTATATGCAGCTACAGACACGGCACTTGAACAAGGCGCTCTTCGCATAA
- a CDS encoding FAD-binding oxidoreductase, with amino-acid sequence MPKSGIAPKVLDAITAICGPSGLLTGNDVAARASNWRGTENCQAGAIARPANSGQVSEILKVCHSFQVPVIGAGGLTGTVHGTDATPDQLLMSFERMNAIESIDLDGRCITVQAGAPMQKVQEIARKNGLLFGVDLGARGSATIGGNISTNAGGNQVLRYGMMREQVLGLEAVLSDGTIVSSMNTLLKNNAGYDLKQLFVGTEGTLGLVTRAVLRLHSQPRSENTALLAFSDFSTLTKCFRALAREFGSDLTAFEVMWQEHYRIVAVQSGRHAAPLPDTHAIYAIVDYCGMEPERDASMFERVLGDMIEAGHIADAVLSNSYEQRERLWAIREDLEGLVHSLAPAVGFDVGLPITHMEAYIRQVQSDLTDAFPEGSRSVFFGHLGDGNLHVIVAPRPWSEDAREIVEGVVYRPLQAIGGTISAEHGIGLEKKRWLHLSRTPAEIALMKVLKSTLDPHNLLNRGKIF; translated from the coding sequence ATGCCAAAGTCAGGAATCGCCCCGAAGGTACTCGACGCCATAACGGCAATATGTGGCCCGTCTGGCCTCCTGACTGGCAATGATGTCGCCGCACGTGCATCAAACTGGCGTGGCACAGAAAACTGCCAAGCGGGCGCCATTGCGCGACCTGCGAACTCAGGACAGGTCTCAGAAATTCTTAAAGTCTGCCATTCGTTTCAGGTTCCTGTAATCGGTGCCGGCGGATTGACAGGGACTGTACATGGAACGGACGCAACACCAGACCAACTCCTGATGTCTTTCGAACGTATGAATGCAATAGAGAGTATAGATCTTGATGGTCGCTGCATAACTGTTCAGGCGGGCGCACCAATGCAGAAGGTCCAGGAAATCGCACGCAAAAACGGCCTTCTGTTCGGAGTAGATCTCGGCGCGCGCGGCTCCGCGACCATTGGCGGCAACATCTCCACCAATGCCGGCGGCAATCAGGTACTACGATACGGGATGATGCGCGAGCAGGTGCTCGGTCTCGAGGCTGTCCTCTCCGACGGCACAATCGTCAGCTCAATGAACACGCTTTTGAAAAACAATGCTGGCTACGATCTCAAGCAATTGTTTGTTGGAACCGAAGGTACATTAGGGCTTGTCACACGAGCAGTGCTGAGGCTGCATTCGCAGCCCCGCAGCGAGAATACCGCGCTCTTGGCGTTTTCAGATTTCTCTACCCTGACCAAATGCTTCCGGGCACTTGCACGTGAGTTCGGCAGTGACCTGACCGCTTTTGAGGTCATGTGGCAGGAACACTATCGTATCGTGGCCGTACAATCCGGTCGGCACGCCGCCCCCCTGCCGGATACGCATGCCATCTATGCTATTGTCGATTATTGCGGGATGGAACCTGAACGCGATGCGTCTATGTTCGAACGTGTATTGGGGGATATGATCGAAGCAGGACACATTGCAGACGCCGTACTTTCCAATTCTTACGAGCAACGAGAGCGCTTGTGGGCCATTCGGGAAGATCTGGAGGGCCTGGTCCATTCGCTCGCGCCTGCAGTCGGATTCGACGTTGGACTGCCGATCACGCATATGGAAGCCTACATCCGTCAGGTTCAGTCCGACCTTACCGATGCTTTTCCTGAAGGCTCCCGCTCGGTCTTTTTTGGGCATCTCGGCGATGGCAACCTGCATGTCATTGTCGCCCCCCGCCCTTGGTCTGAGGATGCTCGCGAAATAGTGGAGGGTGTGGTCTATCGTCCGCTCCAAGCCATTGGTGGTACGATTTCTGCTGAACATGGCATTGGCTTGGAGAAGAAGCGGTGGCTTCACCTCTCCCGAACGCCCGCAGAAATCGCGTTGATGAAGGTACTGAAATCAACCCTGGACCCGCACAACCTGCTTAATCGCGGGAAGATCTTCTGA
- a CDS encoding fumarylacetoacetate hydrolase family protein: protein MTTIYHVNDFSISPIGPGRLTLITGTIYGVALNDEKERAEMADAFNETPYKLPPNAPVLYVKPHNCVTLNAGRVVIDADIAQLIAAPTLALLFEGAPNTPTGIALAIDLFEAHDSVYRPAIRQQCRDGFLPFGASCEWTPDILGKTFSFGLDAQPPLTFDLKQLVRAPAQLVKDISGFMTLCDADALLVGLPLKVNVPKGTLRLAVAGPGMPGLTVELDWEQSQ, encoded by the coding sequence ATGACAACTATTTATCATGTTAATGATTTTTCGATTTCACCAATCGGCCCCGGGAGACTGACTTTGATTACAGGAACCATCTACGGCGTCGCGCTGAATGACGAGAAAGAGCGCGCAGAAATGGCTGATGCCTTTAATGAGACGCCATACAAGCTCCCGCCAAATGCACCGGTTCTCTACGTCAAGCCGCACAATTGCGTTACCCTAAATGCGGGCCGCGTTGTCATCGATGCTGACATCGCACAATTGATCGCTGCACCGACCTTGGCATTGCTGTTCGAAGGCGCCCCAAACACACCAACGGGCATCGCGCTCGCCATCGATCTGTTTGAGGCCCATGACTCGGTTTACCGGCCAGCGATCCGTCAGCAGTGCCGCGACGGGTTCCTGCCATTCGGCGCATCATGCGAATGGACACCTGACATTCTAGGCAAGACATTCAGTTTTGGTCTTGATGCTCAGCCTCCTCTCACCTTCGACCTTAAACAATTGGTTCGAGCGCCGGCTCAGTTAGTTAAAGATATCTCCGGCTTCATGACTCTGTGCGACGCAGATGCGCTGCTTGTTGGCCTTCCACTGAAAGTCAACGTTCCAAAAGGAACCCTCCGCTTGGCTGTTGCTGGCCCCGGCATGCCCGGTCTGACAGTTGAACTAGACTGGGAGCAAAGCCAATGA
- a CDS encoding fumarylacetoacetate hydrolase family protein: MKRARILHKGLAQWASAAENDCQLLLADGTKIAAEDAIWLPPVIPGASVFALGLNFADHTRELGFKPPEQPLVFLKGHRTFVANNGETPYPPDAEQIHPECELVAVIGKTARNVSEADALSFVGGYTLACDYAVREYLENYYRPNLKVKNRDATTPIGPWLVDAADVDNPQALGMKTTVNGETVQHGSTSDMVFSIAWLVSWLSNFMTLRPGDLILTGTPHGVHFCKPGDKVVCEIEQIGKLTNTLGAQE; the protein is encoded by the coding sequence ATGAAACGCGCCCGTATCCTCCACAAGGGCCTCGCACAATGGGCAAGCGCCGCTGAAAACGACTGCCAACTTCTACTCGCTGATGGCACCAAGATTGCTGCTGAGGATGCGATCTGGCTGCCGCCCGTAATACCCGGAGCGAGTGTTTTTGCGCTGGGCTTGAACTTCGCGGACCATACTCGCGAGCTCGGCTTCAAACCACCAGAACAGCCGCTGGTATTCCTTAAAGGCCATCGCACCTTTGTGGCGAACAATGGTGAGACCCCCTATCCGCCAGATGCCGAACAAATCCATCCGGAATGTGAACTGGTTGCAGTGATTGGTAAGACTGCGCGAAATGTCAGCGAAGCGGATGCCCTTTCGTTTGTAGGCGGCTACACGCTGGCCTGTGATTATGCTGTGCGCGAGTATCTGGAGAACTATTACCGCCCTAATCTCAAGGTAAAAAACCGCGACGCAACTACGCCAATCGGCCCTTGGCTTGTCGATGCCGCTGACGTGGACAACCCGCAAGCGCTTGGCATGAAAACGACCGTAAACGGGGAAACAGTGCAGCACGGATCGACGTCTGACATGGTGTTTTCAATTGCCTGGCTGGTGTCGTGGCTGTCAAATTTCATGACGCTGCGTCCCGGTGACTTGATTTTGACTGGAACACCTCATGGCGTCCACTTCTGCAAGCCAGGAGACAAGGTCGTCTGCGAGATTGAGCAGATTGGTAAGCTTACGAATACATTGGGAGCCCAGGAATGA
- the hpaH gene encoding 2-oxo-hept-4-ene-1,7-dioate hydratase, whose translation MALSTDTISGLVNELEAAEKSRKQIKQFSLRHPDMDISDAYAVQRAWVDMKIAAGAKLAGHKIGLTSRAMQRASNITEPDYGTLLDYMGYNDNFDIPHENFVEPRVEVELAFILKAPLTGPDCTIFDVYHATDYVMPSIEIIDARIQRFDEESGVTRKVFDTISDNAANGGFVLGGRPSKPDDVDLRWISALIHKNGVIEDSGVAAAVLGHPAKGVAWLANKLHPHGQSLQPGQIILSGSFTAPVPAAPGDSFHVDYGPQGSISVRFV comes from the coding sequence ATGGCACTTTCAACCGACACAATATCGGGGCTGGTGAACGAGCTCGAGGCCGCCGAAAAATCACGCAAGCAGATCAAACAGTTTTCCCTGCGCCATCCGGATATGGATATCAGTGATGCCTATGCGGTGCAGCGCGCATGGGTCGACATGAAGATCGCGGCAGGCGCAAAGCTGGCCGGACACAAGATCGGCCTGACCAGCCGGGCTATGCAGCGCGCCTCAAATATTACCGAACCAGACTATGGCACTCTGCTGGACTATATGGGTTACAATGACAATTTCGATATTCCCCACGAAAACTTCGTAGAGCCGCGGGTCGAAGTCGAACTCGCTTTTATCCTGAAAGCTCCCCTGACTGGCCCGGACTGCACTATTTTTGATGTTTATCATGCCACCGACTATGTAATGCCCTCGATTGAAATCATCGATGCGCGAATCCAGCGTTTCGATGAAGAAAGCGGTGTGACACGCAAAGTCTTTGACACAATTTCAGACAATGCCGCCAATGGCGGGTTTGTCCTCGGCGGACGCCCTTCCAAACCAGATGATGTCGACCTTCGCTGGATCAGCGCCCTCATTCACAAGAATGGCGTTATCGAGGATTCAGGAGTTGCTGCGGCTGTTCTCGGTCATCCCGCGAAAGGCGTCGCCTGGCTGGCAAATAAGCTTCACCCTCACGGACAATCTCTCCAACCCGGACAGATCATTCTGAGTGGATCCTTCACAGCCCCCGTCCCCGCTGCACCCGGGGACAGCTTTCATGTCGACTATGGTCCGCAGGGATCAATTTCTGTGCGCTTCGTGTAG
- a CDS encoding HpcH/HpaI aldolase/citrate lyase family protein: MNAFIESLSSGPAKIGLWQALANNYTAEICAEAGFDWLLFDGEHSPNTAQTLLGQLQAVAASPVHAIARVPAHDDWIIKQYLDLGFRTLLVPMVDSAEQAKAIVAATRYPPHGVRGVASSTSRAARFGQATSYLATANSTTGVIVQIESRSGLNAIEEIAAVEGVDALFIGPGDLSAALGHLGAPMADEVQSAVDDAVHRVLATGKPCGIFGLGKADADKRISQGVRFVSIGTDIGVLMNGAKALRAQFK; the protein is encoded by the coding sequence ATGAATGCCTTTATCGAGAGTTTGTCTAGCGGACCGGCCAAGATCGGCCTCTGGCAAGCATTGGCAAATAACTACACCGCTGAAATCTGCGCCGAAGCGGGATTTGACTGGCTGCTGTTCGATGGCGAGCACTCGCCCAACACAGCCCAGACGCTATTGGGACAGCTGCAGGCCGTCGCGGCGTCACCTGTCCACGCGATTGCGCGCGTGCCTGCCCATGATGACTGGATCATCAAGCAATATCTCGACTTGGGATTTCGGACTCTCCTTGTTCCAATGGTGGATTCAGCTGAACAAGCAAAGGCCATTGTTGCAGCAACACGGTACCCGCCCCATGGCGTCCGAGGAGTCGCCAGCTCGACAAGCCGGGCAGCGCGCTTTGGCCAGGCGACCAGCTATCTCGCAACAGCCAACAGCACCACGGGCGTCATTGTGCAGATCGAAAGTCGTTCTGGATTGAACGCCATCGAGGAGATCGCCGCTGTTGAAGGCGTCGATGCCTTGTTCATCGGCCCTGGCGACCTGTCAGCGGCCCTCGGGCACCTCGGCGCCCCCATGGCAGACGAAGTGCAATCCGCCGTCGACGATGCGGTTCATCGCGTCCTGGCGACGGGCAAGCCTTGCGGGATCTTCGGTCTCGGCAAGGCAGATGCTGACAAGCGCATTTCGCAAGGCGTACGCTTTGTATCGATCGGCACTGATATTGGGGTGCTGATGAATGGGGCGAAAGCACTGCGGGCTCAGTTCAAGTGA